Proteins co-encoded in one Medicago truncatula cultivar Jemalong A17 chromosome 8, MtrunA17r5.0-ANR, whole genome shotgun sequence genomic window:
- the LOC11426501 gene encoding 40S ribosomal protein S16, translated as MEQVQCFGRKKNAVAVTHCKRGRGLIKINGCPIELVEPEILRFKAYEPILLLGRHRFAGVDMRIRVKGGGHTSQIYAIRQSIAKALVAYYQKYVDEQSKKEIKDILVRYDRTLLVADPRRCEPKKFGGRGARARFQKSYR; from the coding sequence ATGGAACAGGTGCAATGCTTTGGCCGGAAGAAGAACGCCGTTGCAGTTACCCACTGCAAGAGAGGTCGCGGTCTCATCAAGATTAATGGCTGTCCAATCGAACTGGTGGAGCCTGAGATTCTTCGTTTCAAGGCATACGAACCAATCCTCCTTCTCGGCAGACACCGTTTCGCCGGAGTTGATATGAGGATCCGTGTGAAGGGTGGAGGTCACACTTCTCAGATCTATGCCATTCGTCAGAGTATTGCCAAGGCTTTGGTTGCTTACTATCAGAAATATGTTGATGAACAAAGTAAGAAGGAGATTAAGGATATTCTTGTTCGTTATGATCGTACTCTTCTTGTTGCTGATCCTAGACGCTGTGAGCCTAAGAAGTTTGGTGGTCGTGGTGCTCGTGCTAGGTTCCAGAAATCTTAtcgttag
- the LOC11410143 gene encoding mitochondrial import receptor subunit TOM40-1 isoform X2 — translation MVPPIPTADDKKVDQKVDHSNLPCPIPFEELHREAMMSLKPELFEGMRFDFTKILNQKFSLNHSVSMGPTEIPSQSAEVIKIPTANYEFGANFIDHPKLLLLGRAMTDGRVTARVKYDVFDNLTLKANAQLTSEPHMSQGMINFDYKGKDYRTQFQMGNGALLGASYIQIDLNPNQQELNDIRITI, via the exons ATGGTTCCGCCGATTCCCACCGCCGACGACAAGAAGGTTGATCAGAAAGTCGATCACTCTAACCTTCCTTGTCCCATTCCCTTCGAAGAACTTCATCGCGAAGCTATGA TGTCTTTGAAGCCTGAACTTTTTGAAGGCATGCGTTTTGATTTCACCAAAATTCTTAACCAGAAATTCTCTCTTAATCACAG TGTTTCGATGGGACCTACTGAGATTCCTTCTCAGTCTGCGGAGGTTATTAAAATTCCAACTGCTAACTATGAATTCGGCGCTAACTTCATCGATCATCCTAAG CTGTTGCTTTTGGGGAGAGCTATGACTGATGGAAGGGTAACTGCAAGAGTCAAGTATGATGTGTTTGACAATCTCACTTTGAAAGCCAATGCTCAG CTAACAAGTGAGCCACATATGTCGCAAGGGATGATCAACTTTGATTACAAG GGAAAGGATTACAGAACACAGTTTCAAATGGGGAATGGAGCCTTGCTAGGGGCAAGTTATATTCAG ATAGATCTCAATCCTAACCAACAAGAATTGAATGATATACGTATCACAATCTAA
- the LOC11410143 gene encoding mitochondrial import receptor subunit TOM40-1 isoform X6: MVPPIPTADDKKVDQKVDHSNLPCPIPFEELHREAMMSLKPELFEGMRFDFTKILNQKFSLNHSVSMGPTEIPSQSAEVIKIPTANYEFGANFIDHPKLTSEPHMSQGMINFDYKGKDYRTQFQMGNGALLGASYIQEMEHVDEEVASLK, encoded by the exons ATGGTTCCGCCGATTCCCACCGCCGACGACAAGAAGGTTGATCAGAAAGTCGATCACTCTAACCTTCCTTGTCCCATTCCCTTCGAAGAACTTCATCGCGAAGCTATGA TGTCTTTGAAGCCTGAACTTTTTGAAGGCATGCGTTTTGATTTCACCAAAATTCTTAACCAGAAATTCTCTCTTAATCACAG TGTTTCGATGGGACCTACTGAGATTCCTTCTCAGTCTGCGGAGGTTATTAAAATTCCAACTGCTAACTATGAATTCGGCGCTAACTTCATCGATCATCCTAAG CTAACAAGTGAGCCACATATGTCGCAAGGGATGATCAACTTTGATTACAAG GGAAAGGATTACAGAACACAGTTTCAAATGGGGAATGGAGCCTTGCTAGGGGCAAGTTATATTCAG GAAATGGAACATGTTGATGAAGAAGTAGCATCCTTGAAATGA
- the LOC11410143 gene encoding mitochondrial import receptor subunit TOM40-1 isoform X3, translating to MVPPIPTADDKKVDQKVDHSNLPCPIPFEELHREAMMSLKPELFEGMRFDFTKILNQKFSLNHSVSMGPTEIPSQSAEVIKIPTANYEFGANFIDHPKLLLLGRAMTDGRVTARVKYDVFDNLTLKANAQLTSEPHMSQGMINFDYKGKDYRTQFQMGNGALLGASYIQEMEHVDEEVASLK from the exons ATGGTTCCGCCGATTCCCACCGCCGACGACAAGAAGGTTGATCAGAAAGTCGATCACTCTAACCTTCCTTGTCCCATTCCCTTCGAAGAACTTCATCGCGAAGCTATGA TGTCTTTGAAGCCTGAACTTTTTGAAGGCATGCGTTTTGATTTCACCAAAATTCTTAACCAGAAATTCTCTCTTAATCACAG TGTTTCGATGGGACCTACTGAGATTCCTTCTCAGTCTGCGGAGGTTATTAAAATTCCAACTGCTAACTATGAATTCGGCGCTAACTTCATCGATCATCCTAAG CTGTTGCTTTTGGGGAGAGCTATGACTGATGGAAGGGTAACTGCAAGAGTCAAGTATGATGTGTTTGACAATCTCACTTTGAAAGCCAATGCTCAG CTAACAAGTGAGCCACATATGTCGCAAGGGATGATCAACTTTGATTACAAG GGAAAGGATTACAGAACACAGTTTCAAATGGGGAATGGAGCCTTGCTAGGGGCAAGTTATATTCAG GAAATGGAACATGTTGATGAAGAAGTAGCATCCTTGAAATGA
- the LOC11410143 gene encoding mitochondrial import receptor subunit TOM40-1 isoform X7 → MVPPIPTADDKKVDQKVDHSNLPCPIPFEELHREAMMSLKPELFEGMRFDFTKILNQKFSLNHSVSMGPTEIPSQSAEVIKIPTANYEFGANFIDHPKLTSEPHMSQGMINFDYKGKDYRTQFQMGNGALLGASYIQTEQ, encoded by the exons ATGGTTCCGCCGATTCCCACCGCCGACGACAAGAAGGTTGATCAGAAAGTCGATCACTCTAACCTTCCTTGTCCCATTCCCTTCGAAGAACTTCATCGCGAAGCTATGA TGTCTTTGAAGCCTGAACTTTTTGAAGGCATGCGTTTTGATTTCACCAAAATTCTTAACCAGAAATTCTCTCTTAATCACAG TGTTTCGATGGGACCTACTGAGATTCCTTCTCAGTCTGCGGAGGTTATTAAAATTCCAACTGCTAACTATGAATTCGGCGCTAACTTCATCGATCATCCTAAG CTAACAAGTGAGCCACATATGTCGCAAGGGATGATCAACTTTGATTACAAG GGAAAGGATTACAGAACACAGTTTCAAATGGGGAATGGAGCCTTGCTAGGGGCAAGTTATATTCAG ACTGAACAATGA
- the LOC11410143 gene encoding mitochondrial import receptor subunit TOM40-1 isoform X4, which yields MVPPIPTADDKKVDQKVDHSNLPCPIPFEELHREAMMSLKPELFEGMRFDFTKILNQKFSLNHSVSMGPTEIPSQSAEVIKIPTANYEFGANFIDHPKLLLLGRAMTDGRVTARVKYDVFDNLTLKANAQLTSEPHMSQGMINFDYKGKDYRTQFQMGNGALLGASYIQTEQ from the exons ATGGTTCCGCCGATTCCCACCGCCGACGACAAGAAGGTTGATCAGAAAGTCGATCACTCTAACCTTCCTTGTCCCATTCCCTTCGAAGAACTTCATCGCGAAGCTATGA TGTCTTTGAAGCCTGAACTTTTTGAAGGCATGCGTTTTGATTTCACCAAAATTCTTAACCAGAAATTCTCTCTTAATCACAG TGTTTCGATGGGACCTACTGAGATTCCTTCTCAGTCTGCGGAGGTTATTAAAATTCCAACTGCTAACTATGAATTCGGCGCTAACTTCATCGATCATCCTAAG CTGTTGCTTTTGGGGAGAGCTATGACTGATGGAAGGGTAACTGCAAGAGTCAAGTATGATGTGTTTGACAATCTCACTTTGAAAGCCAATGCTCAG CTAACAAGTGAGCCACATATGTCGCAAGGGATGATCAACTTTGATTACAAG GGAAAGGATTACAGAACACAGTTTCAAATGGGGAATGGAGCCTTGCTAGGGGCAAGTTATATTCAG ACTGAACAATGA
- the LOC11410143 gene encoding mitochondrial import receptor subunit TOM40-1 isoform X5: MVPPIPTADDKKVDQKVDHSNLPCPIPFEELHREAMMSLKPELFEGMRFDFTKILNQKFSLNHSVSMGPTEIPSQSAEVIKIPTANYEFGANFIDHPKLTSEPHMSQGMINFDYKGKDYRTQFQMGNGALLGASYIQINQRLLHFNTFHHLLLSSIFFGKNRTRFLVRQR; the protein is encoded by the exons ATGGTTCCGCCGATTCCCACCGCCGACGACAAGAAGGTTGATCAGAAAGTCGATCACTCTAACCTTCCTTGTCCCATTCCCTTCGAAGAACTTCATCGCGAAGCTATGA TGTCTTTGAAGCCTGAACTTTTTGAAGGCATGCGTTTTGATTTCACCAAAATTCTTAACCAGAAATTCTCTCTTAATCACAG TGTTTCGATGGGACCTACTGAGATTCCTTCTCAGTCTGCGGAGGTTATTAAAATTCCAACTGCTAACTATGAATTCGGCGCTAACTTCATCGATCATCCTAAG CTAACAAGTGAGCCACATATGTCGCAAGGGATGATCAACTTTGATTACAAG GGAAAGGATTACAGAACACAGTTTCAAATGGGGAATGGAGCCTTGCTAGGGGCAAGTTATATTCAG ATCAATCAAAGGCTTCTCCACTTCAATACCTTTCATCATTTGTTGTTGTCTTCCATCTTCTTCGGTAAAAACAGAACTAGATTCCTGGTCAGACAACGATGA
- the LOC11410143 gene encoding mitochondrial import receptor subunit TOM40-1 isoform X1 produces MVPPIPTADDKKVDQKVDHSNLPCPIPFEELHREAMMSLKPELFEGMRFDFTKILNQKFSLNHSVSMGPTEIPSQSAEVIKIPTANYEFGANFIDHPKLLLLGRAMTDGRVTARVKYDVFDNLTLKANAQLTSEPHMSQGMINFDYKGKDYRTQFQMGNGALLGASYIQINQRLLHFNTFHHLLLSSIFFGKNRTRFLVRQR; encoded by the exons ATGGTTCCGCCGATTCCCACCGCCGACGACAAGAAGGTTGATCAGAAAGTCGATCACTCTAACCTTCCTTGTCCCATTCCCTTCGAAGAACTTCATCGCGAAGCTATGA TGTCTTTGAAGCCTGAACTTTTTGAAGGCATGCGTTTTGATTTCACCAAAATTCTTAACCAGAAATTCTCTCTTAATCACAG TGTTTCGATGGGACCTACTGAGATTCCTTCTCAGTCTGCGGAGGTTATTAAAATTCCAACTGCTAACTATGAATTCGGCGCTAACTTCATCGATCATCCTAAG CTGTTGCTTTTGGGGAGAGCTATGACTGATGGAAGGGTAACTGCAAGAGTCAAGTATGATGTGTTTGACAATCTCACTTTGAAAGCCAATGCTCAG CTAACAAGTGAGCCACATATGTCGCAAGGGATGATCAACTTTGATTACAAG GGAAAGGATTACAGAACACAGTTTCAAATGGGGAATGGAGCCTTGCTAGGGGCAAGTTATATTCAG ATCAATCAAAGGCTTCTCCACTTCAATACCTTTCATCATTTGTTGTTGTCTTCCATCTTCTTCGGTAAAAACAGAACTAGATTCCTGGTCAGACAACGATGA